DNA sequence from the Diorhabda sublineata isolate icDioSubl1.1 chromosome 6, icDioSubl1.1, whole genome shotgun sequence genome:
accaTTTAAAGCTTTGGTTCAAATAACTTACATAGTAAAcgcaatattaaaatttcaacactATCcacaaactttaaaaaattcaattatagtaCCAATACCGAAACCTGGCAAAAACCCGAAATCTTTAGATAGCTACCGCCCTATATCGTTAATCAATATTCTTGctaaaattatagataaaataatactaCATCGAATACTAAACATcgaaaataagttgaaattaATTCATAACGAACAGTTCGGATTTAGGAAAGGTCACTCCACCATAGCTCAAATAATTCGACTAGCTCATTACGCAAAAGAAAATTTCAGGAATAAAATGAACACAGTAGTAGTAGCATTAGATATGGAAAAGGCATTCGATACCGTCTGGATAGAGGGACTTACGTACAAAATGATGTCTGCTGGTTACCCCATTGAAATCGTGAAACTAATTTACTCATATCTCAAAGATAGGAATTTTCATGTTAAAATGAACAACACAATAAACGGTCCGTTCAAAACAGAAGCAGGGGTTCCGCAGGGCTCCTCCTTATCCCCTCACTTGTATACTATTATGACACATGAATTTCCAATGAATGATATCATACAAACAGCCTTATACGCAGACGATACTTGTTTGTATAAGGGATCATTCATTGCGGAAATAGAAATAGCAAATAGAAAAATCGATATTCATATGAATAGAGTAGTAGTAccatatttgaatgaaaataaacttaaattaaatCCCCAAAAAACCGAACAAATCATTCTAACTAGAAAACATACGAATAACAAAATAagatcaaaattgaaaattgaaaataatactaATACGCCCAAGGCATCTATAACATACTTAGGTTTTCATATAGATAAAAGATTAAATTATCATACACATATTAACAACCTCGTAAATAAAGCTAATAACgcaataagaaaattatatccACTATTAAATAAAGACAGTTGCCTGAGTATAGAGAACAAACtacttttgtataaacaagCAATCAGACCAATCTTAACATACGGTTACCAAGTATTTTGTTCAGCTCCAGATACACTATTCATTAAGCTTCAACGGATCCAAAACAAATGTTTAAGACTTGCACTAGGAAAAGGCCGCTATAGTAGAATCGCTGATCTCCACGAGGAAGCGAATATCGAGGAGATCCAAAACTTTATTGTtcagaattcaaataaattttacaaagatAAATTGACGTCACCATTAGTACAAAATGTGACTGAGAAAAGAGCCAGAGATAACCCCAATCTGAAACATGGTCTACTTCATGATAAACTACCTTTATTTCTAGAATAAAGATAGGAACACAGTAAACATAATCATATAAATAACcttgttttttgtataatttttcaagGACACTAATCGTAATTGTAGAGCTACctgaaaattctgaaattcaacTCATTACcgttattttcaaagaaatcatAAACATCTGATAATGACAATAGGAAATATCAAGGAGCAGATGGaaatgtcaaatcaaatcaatcaagATGAATAACAGATGGTAAATAGTGCGGTACACCAGCCTAGGCGCGTGAGACCTCTTCATGAAGAGAAGGCACATGCTGAAACGTGAGAGAAGACTTAACATTGTTTATtactgtatattttcatttgttatttcaTGTACTgtacatatttaattttataaataaagtttttggtATTTGGTATTTTGGTTGGTTCTCGTTCGATCACCGCAGTCAAGCAGTGTCGGGTGCGGTTAGTACTTTGATGGGTgaccgcttgggaacaccgcatgctgttgccttgtttttttctacttaatgcttgtaattatcatttcgtaaaacaatgtttttagttatttctcattattttgaagtaaattcattacaccCGATATGCAACTGTTGCAGTTCACTGCAAGTATTTGTACATATCTATATAGAGTATATCTTTTTATAGAGCCGGCAACGCCGTACATTTCTTTAATTCGTTTTCGAGGCGACATCGGCTAGGGTCAGGTAACCAGTATAATAAATGACTCGAAACTAGAAACTTCTTTTGTTTACAACCTAAATATCAAGTAATTCACAACGGTCCTTagagataaaataattaaatttaacataCACTCGATTGATTGGAAATCTTTCACTTCGAGTATCACCATTTTTGGTCCGTTCGCAGCCAGATGAAACAGCAACATTTTTGGACCTTTCGCAGCCGGGTGAAACAGCAAATAAATTGTGATAATCAACTTCAATTTACGCATAATAGTTGCGTCTACACAACGTGCATTTGGTTTGGTATTGTTCCAATCTGCCGAATAACAAACACAACTCGCTTGTCGCAACCAGCTATCACATAAAACTACAAGGTCAGtgctttcctattttttgctgACTCCTTTATGTTTACGATTTTATGCATGCCTTAGATCTGAGCGGAAAACAATActgttttttgtaacaaattttattcaattcaggcattttttctaaaacttgaaataaataaacacaaaatgtcGAACCTTCGAGAACTTTTGATAAAAAGAGCATCTATTAAAGGGAGCTTAActcgttttaaaaatttttatgacaaattagATACCGACAATCCAGATATACTTCAGTTAGAAAtacgtttaaataaattagaaattaattggGAACAATTTTGCGAAATTCAAAGTGAAATTGAGGTACTTGAAGATAATTTCGAGactgaaaatttagaaagaCAAAATTTTGAAGATGAATACTATAATTGCATATCTCTTGCCAAAGGTTTAATTGATTCAAACAGACAGGAAATTCgtaaatcatcatcatcatcatctggCAGTTCGTtacgtttaaataaattaagtaacgTTAAGCTACCTACTATAAATTTACCATGTTTTGACGGAAATTACAGTCAGTGGCTTTATTTTAAAGATacatttaaatcaataattcaCAACAATTCGGACATatctgaaattcaaaaatttcattatttgcgCTTATCATTGAAGGGCGAGGCAGCAGACATAATACATTCCTTGGAAATATCCGCAGCAAATTATGATATCGCTTGGAAGCTACTCACAGAAAGATTCGAAAATAAAGTTCTTTTAGTTAATAACCATGTAAAAgccatttttaattttcccGCGGTAAACAAAGAATCATATTTCGCCTTACGACAGCTATTTGACGGTTTCATTAAGCATACAAGAGCATTAGAAGTTCTTGAACAACCCGTAAAACATTGAGATACGTtattaatatacataatttcaaataaactagACTCCAATACGCGCCGCGATTGGGAGAAAAAACAAAGGGCTGAAACTTTACCGTCGCTCACTGAATTAACGAcatttttaagagaaaaatgcCTATTTCTGGAAAGGATATCACCATCAACGtcatatgataaaaatataaaatcgaaAGCTTTCATATCAAATGAAAACTTAACGTGTAGTCTATGTAAAATGAATCATCAACTGCAAATTTGCCCAGAATTTATTAAACTAAAGCGGGATTTACATTTATGAGTACTCGGATCCGAGTTACCCTACTTGGAGACAAACTCTGAAATGTAAATGTTTACTTGTACAGTGTTCCCACTTGGATACGAGTTAGTATCAAGTAGAGCGCAAACCGAGTCCTGTCTCCAAGTAAACGTGGTTATTGAGagttaaaatggcggaaactaAATTTTCGGCGGAACAGATGGaacaatttattgatatttatcgaTCTTTTGATTGTTTATGGGATGTGAAGTGTAAAGAATACCGTGAcattaacaaaagaaataacGCTTATGAAGCAATGGCGAATATTATGAACATTACCATAGAacaagtgaagaaaaaaataaataacattcgtTCCACGTACCTTcaggaaaagaaaaaagtcgatatatcaaaatctacaGGTAAAAAAACCAGTTAagcaatattttcttttctttaatacaataataataaaagcaaagaTAGAACTTGTTTGCATTTTTATTTACAGGGTCTGGTACGGAGGATATTTACACACCAAATTTATCTTGGTTTGGTAGTATGACTTTTTTGGATGATGTCACTACGCAGAGAAAGACAAATTCCACGCCATCAGTTGTAAAATGCGTGAGTTCATAAATGAAAGTCATTATTTAGTGTTTAGTCATTTATTAATaagtaacaataaattattttcatatgttgaaaaatcaaaatcaaataatttctaaatatgttTCCACTGAAAATCAATTTGGccttcattataaaaatattctgcaAATTCGTTACGTATTGAATGCGCGACTTCACTCGCATTGTTACTTCCTTGATGAGCTATTCCTCTCATACTTGTTGGAATATCTTCAAGCTCGTAATTTAGGGTAACCTCTTGGCATTGTTTTTTTAAGAAGTTATGTAAGACACATGCGGTTAAAACGATTTTATCAATAGTTTCTACTTTTAGACAAATTGGTTTTCTAAATATTCGAAAACGTGATGTCAAAATACCAAAGGCATTTTCTACTACTCTACGTGCACGACAGAGTCGGTAATTAAAAACTTTCTGTTTTGCATTAAGAGGCCTGCTCCTTGGAAATGGTTTTAGAAGATTCTTTGAAAGAGCAAATGCCTCATCCCCTAGCATAACATACGGTACTGGCTTAATGCGATTTGGTAAGCATTTATCAGGTGGTAGATTTAAAGTGGCTTCTTGCAATGCTCGATTTAATGTACAATTTTTGAAGATACCTCCATCTGATATACGTCCATTGCAACCAAcatcaatatacaaaaaattatagtttgcGTCTGTTAAAGCGAATAACACTATACTATGTGTGCCCTTGTAATTGAAATAGTAGGATCCTGCATTGGGCGGTGCTTCTATTACAATATGTTTGCCGTCTATAGCACCAATGGTATATGGAAAATTccacttattttcaaattcctTGGCAATTTTTTCCCACTCGCCTTTTGTGCAAGGAAACTAGAAATAAATGTATAcattaatttacaaatttaattattttaggtgaaaaaatgaacaaataaagAACACAATACAACAATCACACAAGAAACTCCCCGAAGTACCAATTCGAAATCACAGTGTGGTAAACGAGCTCGTCGCCAAGAAACAAATGTAGATAGAGGGTTAGAAGATGCCGTAAATAGTCTAAGTGCAATATGTAAGGAAGATTCGACGGAATTTGATAAGTTTGGAGAGAGCGCCGCGGCACAGCTTAAAGAAATGCCTTTAGAAGATGCGTTGCAACTACAATTGGACATTCAGCAGCTCATCACACATAGAAGATTAAAGATATTGAATCGGCGCAAAATATCcagtaaaaataattcaaataggACAGTTTCCCCAGGCTTGACATCTCCTTTTTCTCCAGAAGAATATAATATACCGACACCTTCTTCCAGTCATTCTACTCAGTCAACCTATTCAGCATCACTTGACAACGTCACATATCGTGGGAGTAACGCAATTTTTGAAGCAATGGAAAGTGCCAGTATTACGGAAGACTATTTATCCATCtaatgatttttgtaaattaaaagaTGTTAGAAATTaagaattaatataaaaaaaagttgtgaaaaatgtttggttataataaatatataaaataagtgcAACCTCTTATTAAATACATACCTTCATATACTGGGGCTGCAACACTTCATATACATATTTACATACTTGAGGAACAAATTGAGGAACTTATTGTGGAAGCTGATAGTCTGGTCAGATATTCTAATGACCTATAGCTATCTCCAGTTGCAAGAAATCTTAATTGCAAGGCTTAATTCAGAACTTATAGCACTTCGTAAATGTgtattctgtttttttatataaggggaaacctaaaattaaataaataataattgctAGGTCATGTATACCCAATCATTCTCTTACCTTTATATGTAACATACAAAATGTTTCGTAGTCCATCCGCATGAAATTCTTAAAATCTATCCCGTCTTGGGTTAACAAATCTTTTAGCAGCTTTTCTTCAATTCCAAGTCTGTGGCGCTCTTGTAAATGTTGTTTAACCCAAATAGTTCTATTTCGTTTAAGTTTGTCATATTCTTTCCTCTTTTTAAACACCATAAACAATACTAAAGTTACAGCGGCACGTTTTTTTCTTGAAGGAGCcatttttaaacacaaaaagatttgaatttacTCGGACGTAATGTAAACGATTGAACTCAACTCACAAATATAACTCGGATCCGAGTACTCGTAAATGTAAATACCGCTTAACACCAAATAAACGATTCAATGTAGTTAAAGAGCATCGTCTTTGTACTAATTGCCTAAAGTCTAACCACAAAAATGCTGATTGTCGCAGTAACTCGAACTGTAAAGGTTGTCAAAAGCGTCATCATAGTTTATTACACTtcgaaaatatacagggtgagtcaaaTGCACCAACAACAAGCCGACAAACTAATTCGAGGGAAAACAAATCTGAAAATCAAACTGTAGTAGTTCATACAAGTGTAAATACGAGTCATATTCTATCTACAGCACTAATCAAGGTACTAGATGTATACGGAAATGCTCATATATGTCGCGAGTTACGTCAATGAACATTGTTTATTAAGCTTTATTGTATAACGCCGACGAGGCACtttgtaaaacatataaatattgtaaacttgTAATAGTATCAGATTTTGTTTTGTCAATGTATTGAATAAACGTTTCTCAACGtgtaattcgtttttaaaaaacgCCTTCTCGAAGTTCAGTAACGTAATTGGCACAGTCAGTAGAATATTTCGGAAATTTAACGTATCGCACGGgaaatttttcgtttcaacgATTAACCGAAATATTCGAATTTGTGTTCGGAAACTGTGAATTCGAGTGCATATCGAAGAACTGCAGATAGTTCGAGTGGACATCGAGCAATTCCGGCGGTTCCAGTGGACGACACCAGTGAAGAACTTCAGAAGAGCTAGAAAACGAGGACCACGATTTTCCTGGGCTAAGAACTAACATCGTTCCAACCTTTAGGACCCCTAGAATATGATAGTTTTAGTTGTAACGTAAGTGCtcattattatttcctttttccaCATCCAATAATTCagtagttatataaatatataatcgtTAGTATATTTTGATGAGcgaatttgaagtagaaaacataagtatattatttgaaaGCATTTTAAGTTTTCGACCAAGCgaggataaaaattttgaaaatagttctagtgaaaatagtttagaaaatatagatttaaaaatgaCTACATCAGGTACGAACTACCAActacttaaattatatttagattcaattccaaattttgatgGAAACCCTCATACGCTTAATATATTCATAGGTAATTGTGAAAGTTTTATTTCTGCGTTTGCTAGTAATTCAGATAATGCGTTAAACACATTTTTACTTAGAgctattattggaaaattaacAGGTAGAGCTCAAATATTAATTGGTTCGCGCACAGAATTAAAAACATGGGACGAAATCAAACAAGCTTTAAATTTAAGTTTTGGAGATCAACGAGACATTGACTGTTTAGTTCAAGATCTCATTAACCTAAAACCATTTAAGAATGAAACCCCTTATAATTTTGGTATGCGATGCCAAGATTCTAGGAGCctcattatttctaaattaaacaCTACATTTAGACTCAAGTGAAAAACGCTTACATCTCAGAAACTACGataatttagctttaaaaacttttgttcGTGGTTTACCTTTACCTATACAAACTAACATACGTTTACGATCACCTGACAGTCTAGAAAAGGCAATGAGCTTAGTtgtagaagaagaaaactttttgTACTCTACCCAAAGATCaagtaatttgaattcaaatgtgTCATTCAAACCTAGTTTGAGAGTTACACCTACTAGAACACAAAATATCAACCATTATCCCACAAATCATAACAATGTACAACCATTTCAACCACCCCGTCCAATAATTCCACCTAATTTAATAACTCATCCTCCAGCATCATACCCATCAAGGTATATACAACATTCTCCTATAAATCCGTCTTACAGTAATTGGCGTCCAAATAACAATTATCCAACTCAACGTCATCCATTTTTCACAAACCAAAACTACAACCCGATACAAAGACCCTCACAACCACCACAGAATTTCAATCAACCTCAAAATATTCGTCCTAATAATCCGCAATATAATCTTCCAAATAATTCACAAGCTTTCAAACCAGAACCAATGGATATCTCTTCAGGAAATACTGTACTTAAATCCCATTCGAGACCCACATTCACATCTGCAGAACTTTTTAATCAATCTGTAGACAATTCTAATTATCATGATCAATTTTATTCGGAAAATCCaaactattatgaaaatatcgaCGACGCtgatataaacaattattatacacAGGAAACAGAACATTCTTATGTAGATAATCCTACGAATTCCAAAGATTTTTACACAGATGCTCACATTacagaaatatcaaataatcagaCTCAGGATTTTCATACTCTCACGAGCCCAAGCAAGGTAACTTAATATATGTGAACGCATTAAAAACAAATCTGCCATTTATACAAATTccagaaataaattcaaaatttttagttgACACAGGAAGCTCAAAGTCACTTATAAATCCGAAACTAGCTTATAAATTTTATgcgaattatatatttaatgaaaattttaatattcaaactgCTCATAATATTAGTTATCACGACGAGGTAGCGTATATTccattgttcaatatttttaatttacaagagtttcacaaattttatcttttcaagtttagtgaaaaatttgatggaatCATAGGCATAGATTTACTTAAACAATTAAATGCTAGTGTTAACCTCAGTAAAAAGCAAATTATTACTCCTAATACAATTATTCCTCTAATATTTGGTACAGACGcagataataatataaaaagttattctcTAATAATACCAGGTCATACTCAAGAAGTTGTAAAATTACCAGTTAATCATAAAAATGGCATTGGAATATTAAATTACGAAAAGTTAGGTAATGGCCTTGAAACTCCAAAAGCATTAGTAACTATAGTCAATAATTTTGCAATAACcacaatattaaattcaaatgagAACCCTGCCAAGCTGGATATTCATGAACCTTTTAACATTGAACCCTTGAATTTAGTCGAAGTaaattttttagacaaattaGAAGTAGAATCAGAAATAAACTTAGGTAATTCCAATGATAataagttgaaagaaaatttgaaaaatataagatTAGATCATTGCAATACAGAAGAAAAGGAAGCGTTAAGAAAACTTTGTTATGAATAtagagatattttttattgcgaAGGTATTCCTTTAAGTTTTACTAACGAtatcaaacataaaattaagtTAACCGACGATAGTCCAATATACACTAAATCTTATCGGTTCCCGGAAATTCATCGAGAGgaagtgaaaaaacaaataagaaaaatgctGCACGAAGGTATTATAGAAGAATCTACTTCACCGTTTTCTGCACCCATTTGGATCGTACCAAAACGATCAGATGCTTCCGGCAAGAAAAAATGGAGATTGGTAATAGATTACCacaaactaaatgaaaaaacaattcaaaaacgTTATCCAATCCCAAGAATAAGTGAGATTATGGACAGACTAGGGAGAGCTAACTATTTTACATCCTTGGATTTAGTTAGTGGCTTCCACCAAATCGAAGTTGACCCCGAAGACGTACCCAAAACTGCCTTTAGTACCCCCCAAGGTCACTTTCAATTCAAGAGAATGCCTTTTGGACTCAAGAATGCCCCATCCACATTTCAAAGCGTAATGGACAATGTATTACGAGGACTTACTGACGAAACCTGTATCGTTTACCTTGACATCCTAATTTACAGTATTTCTCTTCAAGAACACATACAAAGAGTTGAACAAATATTTGACAGACTGAGAAAATTTAACTTAAAGATACAACTTGACAAATCCGAATTCCTTCAAAAATCAATAGTATACTTAGGTGATATAATTACCCCCGAAAGTGTAAAACCTAATCCTGAGAAAATTTCTGTAATCAAAAACTTCCCGATTCCCAAAACCCAAACCGAAATCAAAAGTTTCCTTGGACTTCTTGGATATTACCGCCGT
Encoded proteins:
- the LOC130445791 gene encoding putative nuclease HARBI1; translated protein: MKFPCTKGEWEKIAKEFENKWNFPYTIGAIDGKHIVIEAPPNAGSYYFNYKGTHSIVLFALTDANYNFLYIDVGCNGRISDGGIFKNCTLNRALQEATLNLPPDKCLPNRIKPVPYVMLGDEAFALSKNLLKPFPRSRPLNAKQKVFNYRLCRARRVVENAFGILTSRFRIFRKPICLKVETIDKIVLTACVLHNFLKKQCQEVTLNYELEDIPTSMRGIAHQGSNNASEVAHSIRNEFAEYFYNEGQIDFQWKHI